From Ignavibacteriota bacterium:
GAAATCCCTTCAGCTGGAAGTAGGGATACACGGACTCACGAGTCCCCAGGGCGAACCCGGTCAGAAGATTCAGCCCGACATTGGTGTCCGAAAAGCTGTTCACGCTGATATACATCACACCCAGACCGCCGCCCAGCCAGACGTGCGCATCCGTGCGGATGGGAAAATCATAGTGTCCGTCGAGACTCATGAACAGGCTCGTGGCCCCGCTGATAAAGACATATTCGATCATCGGGTTGATGTACAGATCCGGTGCGATGCCCGTGATGATGCCACCGCCGAGCGTCACATCCGACCCCTCTGTGAAGAGTCCCACGCGGACATCGCCGCGCACCTGCGCATAGGACTGCGATGAACTTGCCGCCACGATGAGGGCGAGTACCAGACTCGCTGTCAAGAAGAGATGAGAAGCTTTCATGTAACCTCCATTGGTGTTGGAAAACCATTGCACGGGCAGGATCCCGTGGACCCTGCCCCCGATCTTGTCGATCCTCCGCTCGAAGCCGTCTCAGAATGCGAGCCGGAGGCCTGCGTTCGCAAAGAATGCACGGCCCTTCCCGATATCAATAGTGCTCACCGAGCTCACATCGCTCAGCGACCATTCGTACTGGACGTCCGCGAAGAAGATGAGGATATCCACCGCGCCACCCCGGGGACTGGTGAATATCCTTCATGCTCCCGGGGCTCCTGGTAACGATGAATGCCGACTCCTCGAAGACGCGGAGGGAAACTGGTCCTTCTGTGCCGATCATGGAAGGAGTGCCACCGGGATCCGTAGCCGTTGATATCGTTCTTGACTCACTTTGAGTGTGAGGCCGTTCTGGGGAGACACGAGCTTCTGTCCGGCCACGCAGCGCCCGCTAGGTTCTTGGACTTCTAAGGTGACGAGGCAGTTTGACACCACGGCGACCACGGCAGAAAGACAGACATCGTCGAAGTATTCTCATGTCGAAAGCCTTCCTCAAAGTGAATGATGCGATATGGGAGTCTCACGACTCGCCGTACTCGCGACGACAGCGTAGATCGCAAGTATCAGAAAAATGATGATGAAACCCCCCAGGGAATACGAAGTGATGACCCCCAGGACCCACAGGAAGACCATAATTATCGCGAGGTTGACCGACATTGAAGTGCCCTTTCGAGCCTGGTTGAACGATCGAGACCGGAGGCCTCTGCGGATCTGTAGCTGTAGTATACCGGACCCGGGCCTCGGATTGAATCGGCTGAGAGGATGAAAGAATAGCTAATCCTGAAGAGAGAGAATCACCCCCGAGAGCCGGCCCGGCCCGGCGCCCCCCCCCCCCCCCCCCCGCGAGCCCCAGGGGGCCCGGGGGGCCCCCGCCCCCCCCCCCGCCCCCGCGGCGCGCCGCGGCGGCCCCCCCGGGGGCCGAGGGCCCGCCCCCCCCCGGACCGGGGGGGGCCCCCCGGGCCCGCCCCCGGGGGGGGCCCCCGGGGCCCCCACAGGGGGGGCCCCCCGCGCCCCCGGCGCCCCCCCCGGCCCCCCCCCCCCGCCCCCCTCTCCGCCCCCCCCGCCGGCGCCGACCGCCCCCCCCCCCCCCCCCGCCCCCCCCCCCCCCCCCCCCCCCGCCCGCGCCCCGCCCGGGGGGCCGCGGAGAAGGGGGGCACCCGCGCCCCCCCCCCCCCCCCCGCCCCCCCCCGCCCCCCGGCCGGGGGCCGGGCCGGCCGGGGCGGGCGGGGGAACCGGGGCCGGGGGCCCGGGGCCCCCGGGGCCCGCGGCCCCCGGCGGCGGGGGGGCCGAGGGGGGCGGGGCGGCGCGGGGGGCCCGGGGGGGGGCCGGGGGGGGCCGGGGGGGGCCCCCCGCGCGGGGGCCGCGCCCCGAGACCCGGAAGGGGGGGGGGCCGGGGACCCCCCGCCCCGGCCCCCCCGGGGCCCCCCCCGGGGGCGCCCCCGCCCCGGGCCGGGGGCGGGGGGGTGCTCCCGGCCCGCGGGCCGGGCGGCCCCCCCGGCGGGGGGAGGGGGGGGCCGGGGGGGGGGGGGCCCCGCCGGGGGGGGGGGGCGGCCCGGGCAGGGGGGCCGGGGCCGGCCCGCCCCGCCCCGGCCCCGGCCCCCCCCGCCCCCCCCCCCCCCCCCCCCGCCCCCGCCGGGCGCCCCCGGCCCCCGGGGGGGGGCGCGCCCCGTGGCCCCTGCCGCACCGCCCCCCCCGATGGGGGGGGGGGGCCGGCGGGGGAGGCCCCGGCCCGGAACCCCACAAGAGGTCCGGGGGCGACACCGCCGGCGCCCCCCGGCGGGGCCGCGGCGCCCCCCGGCCCCTACCCCGGGGGGGGGCCCCCCCCCGCCCCCGCCCCCCGCCGCCGGGACCCCCCCCGGGGGGGGGGACCGCCGGGAGGGGGACGGCCGGCCGGCCCCGCGCCCGCCCGCGCCCCGGGGCCGCCCCCCCCCCGACGGCGGGGGGGGGGCGCGCCCCCGCCCCCGGGCCCCGGGGGGGGCCACCCCCCCCCCCCCCCCCCCCCCCCGGCCCCCCCCGGCGGTCCCCGGCGCCCCCGCGCGGCGCGGGGGGGGCCCCCGGGGGGGGGGGGGGGGGGGGCCCCCGCCCGGGCGGGGGGGGGGGGGGCGCCCCCGCCGCGGGGCCGGCGGCGGGGGGCCCCCCCGGGGGGGGGCTTTTCCGGGGGCTGCGGGGGGGGGTTCCGGGGAAGGGAGGGGCGCCGCGGGGGCGGCGGGGGGCCCCCCCCCCGCGGGGGGGGCGCCCCCCCCGGGCCCCACCCGCCGGCCTTTTTGCCCCGGGGGGGTTTGGGGCCCCCCCCCGGGAAAGGCGGGGGCGGGGGGGGGCCCCGCGGGGGGGCGGGGCGGGGGGGGGGGCGGGGGGCTGCCCGGGAATTGACTTTTGTGCAAGTTCGGGCTATGTTGCAAACGTCCGGGATGTGCGCCGGATCTCTTCTGTTCCACCTTCACTCTCTTACCTCCGACGCCGTGAGCAAACAGTGCGATGGGCCTCGGTGGTGGTCTCTGCTCTTCCAATCCTAGAAAGAGGACCCAATAGATGATAGGGTCGAATCCCATCGTCGGCACCGGACTGCATGCACTCGGCGGAGTATCCGCGTCGACATGCTACGTGCCGTTTCAAGGGACAAAGAACTGGTCTTGGGGGACGTTCTGGCTCGTCCAGGCCTTGTTCGCCTGGATCATCATGCCGATCGTGCTGGGCGTCCTCACGGTACCCGGGTATTTCGGCATACTTGCCAGCGCTCCTTCCGGTCCCTTCTGGGGCGCGTTCCTCCTTGGAGGGCTGTATGGTTTCGGCGGGATGTCGTTCGGCCTGGCCATCAAGCATGTGGGGTATTCGCTTACCTACACCATCTCGATCGGGATTTCCGCGGTGGTGGGGACCATTCTCCCACTGATGATCTTCGGGGGTCTTACGGAATACTTCTCCCGGCCGGGCGGAGGGATCGTTCTCGTCGGGATGGCGCTCTCTCTGGTGGGCGTCCTGGTATGCGGTTGGGCGGGGTTCAGAAAGGAGCGGGACCTGACGGCGGCGCAGGGAGGGGCGGTGCAGTTCAATATGGCGAAGGGTCTGTTCCTCACCATCTTTGCCGGTGTGCTTTCAGGGGTCTTCAACGTGTCGTTGGAGATAGGCCAGCCGATCGCCGACATGGCGGCACAGAATGGCGCCGGGAACTTTCAGGGGAACGCGAAACAGATCGTCTCCACCGCCGGTTGCTTCATCGTGAATGCCGTGTGGTTCCTTGTCGCGGGGATCAAGGATGGCACGTTGAAAGAACTCG
This genomic window contains:
- a CDS encoding rhamnose:proton symporter, producing the protein MIGSNPIVGTGLHALGGVSASTCYVPFQGTKNWSWGTFWLVQALFAWIIMPIVLGVLTVPGYFGILASAPSGPFWGAFLLGGLYGFGGMSFGLAIKHVGYSLTYTISIGISAVVGTILPLMIFGGLTEYFSRPGGGIVLVGMALSLVGVLVCGWAGFRKERDLTAAQGGAVQFNMAKGLFLTIFAGVLSGVFNVSLEIGQPIADMAAQNGAGNFQGNAKQIVSTAGCFIVNAVWFLVAGIKDGTLKELAGSSGLSVGLRTRNALWSALAGILWSMQFFFYGLGHVQMGSFRFASWVLHMSMLIFFSYGVGVIMKEWSSVRRSTYGLLVVALVLLVASFVITSYGSYYGEQLVTTH